In the genome of Solidesulfovibrio sp., one region contains:
- a CDS encoding glycosyltransferase — MRFAKALLISHITDLAGPSEALENYLRHRSDTLGVIYHPFHYCSDRRSLARKYVAGRLALDKRRCGWALPNLLTYAKDALFSLIFFFTLGGRFNDCVACDPLNAVVAVLLKKCGRIDRVIYYTIDWMPERFASRVLNTVYHALDRFCLRHCDAAWNISPRIVEVRRSQGLPDAKNVLVPVGVDLEKIALPDKSGRVPRDLVLLGALSPSKGVDLVIEAWPRLVARFPGLRLHVVGKTPNNAVEDGVVYAPYEPRLRELGDCVVLHGVMNHDKVLETLPGFDISLALYRPTDNNLSRWADPSRVKDYLACGVPVVITDVPEIAKDVAAEGAGLVAAYTAEAVEAAVAAMVERPEAWRLMRQAAVASMERYRWSAIFDASFEKAFPETGRCGEGPFGFPRQGA, encoded by the coding sequence ATGCGCTTTGCCAAAGCTTTGCTCATAAGCCATATCACCGATCTGGCCGGCCCTTCGGAAGCCCTGGAAAACTACCTGCGCCACCGCAGCGACACCTTGGGCGTCATCTACCACCCCTTCCATTACTGCTCGGACCGCCGTTCCCTGGCCCGCAAGTACGTCGCCGGCCGGCTGGCCCTGGACAAGCGCCGCTGCGGCTGGGCCCTGCCGAACCTGCTGACCTACGCCAAGGACGCCCTTTTTTCCTTGATCTTTTTCTTCACCCTCGGCGGGCGCTTCAACGACTGCGTGGCCTGCGACCCCCTCAACGCCGTGGTCGCCGTGCTCCTGAAAAAATGCGGCCGCATCGACCGGGTGATCTACTACACCATCGACTGGATGCCCGAACGCTTCGCCAGCCGGGTGCTCAACACCGTCTACCACGCCCTGGACCGGTTTTGCCTGCGCCACTGCGACGCCGCCTGGAACATCTCGCCGCGCATCGTGGAGGTCCGGCGTTCCCAGGGCCTGCCGGACGCCAAAAACGTGCTCGTGCCCGTGGGCGTGGACCTGGAAAAGATCGCCCTGCCCGACAAGTCCGGCCGCGTCCCGCGCGACCTGGTGCTGCTGGGGGCGTTGAGCCCCTCCAAGGGCGTGGACCTGGTCATCGAGGCCTGGCCCCGCCTTGTCGCCCGCTTCCCGGGCCTTCGGCTGCACGTCGTCGGCAAGACGCCCAACAACGCCGTCGAGGACGGCGTGGTCTACGCGCCCTACGAGCCGCGGCTGCGGGAACTGGGCGATTGCGTCGTCCTGCACGGCGTCATGAACCACGACAAGGTGCTGGAAACGCTCCCCGGATTCGACATCAGCCTGGCGCTGTACCGGCCGACGGACAACAACCTCTCGCGCTGGGCCGACCCCAGCCGGGTCAAGGACTACCTGGCCTGCGGCGTGCCCGTGGTCATCACCGACGTGCCGGAGATCGCCAAGGACGTGGCCGCCGAGGGCGCGGGCCTGGTGGCCGCCTACACGGCCGAGGCCGTGGAGGCGGCCGTGGCGGCCATGGTCGAACGCCCCGAGGCCTGGCGGCTCATGCGCCAGGCGGCCGTGGCCTCCATGGAGCGCTACCGCTGGTCGGCCATCTTCGATGCCTCCTTCGAGAAAGCGTTTCCCGAGACGGGCCGGTGTGGCGAAGGCCCCTTCGGCTTTCCCCGGCAGGGGGCGTAA
- the amrB gene encoding AmmeMemoRadiSam system protein B — protein MDYPRARHDLEFIPIDHEGRQMILVRDRLGLVPYGTGVPRGLLPVLALMDGLRSLGDLAREVTALQGGRRVTPEDIAPVLAELDAAGLLDTARYREAKAAAAAAFAANPVRAAVFAGPAYPDSPQLLGPYLDAILALAPGEPAPPAGAKLLGLIAPHIDPESGKAAYAAAYAPLRGLSPARVVVLGVGHQIINGLYSLTDKAYATPLGEVASDAAAVAKLRRAGGAVVDPSDLQHRDEHSVEFQAVFLRHVLGGETPFSLVPVLCGSPAGALAEPSRRAFLEAAGPFLAALRELAAAPDTLVVAGVDFCHIGPKFGHDKPADLLEEAATAHDAALLDALSRGDAEAFWAESARVGDGYNVCGLTALATLAEILPPARLTVLCRDIMREKETASAVTFAAAAYTAR, from the coding sequence ATGGACTACCCACGGGCGCGGCACGACCTGGAATTCATTCCCATCGACCACGAAGGCAGGCAGATGATCCTGGTGCGCGACCGGCTCGGGCTCGTCCCCTACGGCACGGGCGTGCCGCGCGGGCTCTTGCCCGTGCTCGCCCTCATGGACGGCCTGCGCTCCCTAGGCGACCTGGCCCGGGAGGTCACGGCCCTCCAGGGCGGCCGACGCGTGACCCCCGAGGACATCGCGCCGGTTCTGGCCGAACTCGACGCGGCCGGCCTGCTCGACACCGCGCGCTACCGGGAAGCCAAGGCCGCGGCGGCGGCGGCCTTCGCCGCGAATCCCGTGCGGGCGGCGGTTTTCGCCGGCCCGGCCTATCCCGACAGCCCGCAGCTGCTCGGGCCGTATCTCGACGCCATCCTGGCCCTGGCCCCGGGCGAGCCCGCCCCGCCGGCCGGGGCGAAACTCCTTGGCCTCATCGCCCCCCACATCGACCCCGAATCGGGCAAGGCCGCCTACGCCGCCGCCTACGCCCCCCTGCGCGGGCTTTCGCCCGCCCGGGTGGTGGTCCTCGGCGTGGGGCATCAAATCATCAACGGCCTCTACAGCCTCACGGACAAGGCCTATGCCACGCCGCTCGGCGAGGTCGCCAGCGACGCGGCGGCGGTGGCGAAGCTGCGCCGGGCCGGCGGCGCCGTGGTCGACCCCAGCGATTTGCAGCACCGCGACGAGCATTCCGTGGAGTTCCAGGCCGTGTTCCTGCGCCATGTCCTGGGCGGGGAGACGCCCTTTTCGCTGGTGCCGGTTTTGTGCGGCTCGCCGGCGGGCGCCCTGGCCGAGCCTTCCCGCCGGGCCTTCCTGGAGGCGGCCGGGCCGTTCCTCGCGGCGCTTCGGGAACTGGCCGCCGCGCCTGATACCCTGGTCGTGGCCGGGGTGGATTTCTGCCACATCGGCCCGAAATTCGGCCACGACAAGCCGGCCGACCTGCTGGAGGAGGCGGCCACCGCCCACGACGCGGCCCTGCTGGACGCGCTGTCGCGCGGCGACGCCGAAGCCTTCTGGGCGGAATCGGCCCGGGTCGGGGACGGCTACAACGTCTGCGGCCTGACCGCCCTGGCCACCCTGGCCGAGATCCTGCCGCCGGCGAGGCTGACCGTGCTTTGCCGCGACATCATGCGCGAAAAAGAGACCGCCTCGGCCGTGACCTTCGCCGCGGCGGCCTATACCGCCCGATGA
- a CDS encoding radical SAM protein: protein MIRPPVILDRLHVEASSRSRAESGYTIRAGHKKQWLDHDLPLELFAKALADIDAVAEVRFHGWGDPLANPDILAMVAAAGKKGATTVLVTDATRFTDSHANALVRDGLSAVVFPLAGLTEETNFLRRGTSLFAVMAAMDKLRTVRAVHESGLPRIEVRYTLTRTGLAAGELRLLPQFLERLAITTAKLRPLSYATSPHTEYDTLVPEDQEAYDAVASAMAEARRDAAGRGIRLDCKLVHGGTRRFHCPDTPGSSLFLAADGAISPCPLRNIPLPEPAGYRFHGRDIPFPRDVRGNLHTDALAAIWNAAAYRDFRYAHDTDAAPAGCAGCWRSFLTAVMAREEAGADVGEAAGGRSEDASGGRGG, encoded by the coding sequence ATGATCCGGCCGCCCGTCATCCTCGACCGCCTCCACGTCGAGGCCTCCTCGCGCAGCCGCGCCGAATCCGGCTACACCATCCGGGCCGGGCACAAGAAACAGTGGCTCGACCACGACCTGCCCCTGGAACTTTTTGCCAAGGCCCTGGCCGACATCGACGCCGTGGCCGAAGTGCGCTTCCACGGCTGGGGCGACCCCCTGGCCAACCCCGACATCCTGGCCATGGTCGCCGCCGCCGGGAAAAAGGGCGCCACCACCGTGCTGGTCACGGACGCCACCCGCTTCACCGACAGCCACGCCAACGCGCTGGTGCGCGACGGCCTGTCCGCCGTGGTCTTCCCCCTGGCCGGGCTGACCGAGGAAACCAATTTCCTGCGGCGCGGCACGAGCCTTTTCGCCGTCATGGCCGCCATGGACAAGCTTCGCACCGTGCGGGCCGTGCACGAGTCCGGCCTGCCCCGCATCGAAGTGCGCTACACCCTGACCCGCACCGGCCTGGCCGCCGGCGAACTGCGCCTTCTGCCGCAATTTCTGGAACGCCTGGCCATCACCACGGCCAAGCTGCGCCCCTTGTCCTACGCCACGAGCCCGCATACCGAATACGACACCCTCGTGCCCGAGGACCAGGAGGCCTACGACGCCGTGGCCTCGGCCATGGCCGAAGCCCGGCGCGACGCGGCCGGGCGGGGCATCCGCCTGGACTGCAAGCTGGTGCACGGCGGCACGCGGCGCTTCCACTGCCCGGACACGCCGGGCTCGAGCCTGTTTTTGGCCGCCGACGGGGCCATAAGCCCTTGCCCCCTGCGCAACATCCCCCTGCCCGAGCCGGCCGGCTACCGCTTCCACGGCCGCGACATCCCCTTTCCCCGCGACGTGCGCGGCAACCTCCACACCGACGCCCTGGCCGCCATCTGGAACGCCGCCGCCTACCGCGACTTCCGCTACGCCCACGATACCGACGCCGCCCCGGCCGGCTGCGCCGGCTGCTGGCGGTCGTTTCTCACGGCGGTCATGGCGCGGGAAGAGGCTGGGGCGGACGTTGGCGAAGCGGCGGGGGGGCGCAGCGAAGATGCCTCCGGCGGCCGGGGGGGATGA
- the pyrF gene encoding orotidine-5'-phosphate decarboxylase, translating into MTPAPSFDDRLIVALDVPDSRQALELAEKLAPHVGFFKVGLQLFLSAGFAVCDALSAKGFKVMLDLKFHDIPQTVALATAQFADHDIALATVHGYPQVVEAAAKTKGDTKILAVTVLTSLGPDELQQSGFAGSLADLVRLRAVTSLAAGADGIVCSPLETALLRKNLGAKPLIATPGIRPLDSVRDDQTRTATPRAAIGAGANHIIVGRPITKAPDPAAAARELLREIE; encoded by the coding sequence ATGACCCCAGCCCCAAGCTTCGACGACCGCCTCATCGTCGCCCTGGACGTGCCCGACAGCCGCCAGGCCCTGGAACTGGCCGAAAAACTGGCTCCCCACGTGGGCTTTTTCAAGGTCGGGCTGCAACTGTTCCTGTCCGCCGGCTTCGCCGTGTGCGACGCGCTGTCGGCCAAGGGCTTCAAGGTCATGCTGGACCTCAAGTTCCACGACATCCCGCAAACCGTGGCCCTGGCCACGGCCCAGTTCGCCGACCACGACATCGCCCTGGCCACGGTCCACGGTTATCCGCAAGTGGTGGAGGCGGCGGCGAAAACCAAGGGCGACACCAAAATCCTGGCCGTCACCGTGCTCACGAGCCTTGGCCCCGACGAACTCCAACAATCGGGGTTCGCCGGCAGCCTGGCCGACCTGGTGCGGCTGCGGGCCGTGACCTCCCTGGCCGCCGGGGCCGACGGCATCGTCTGCTCGCCGCTGGAAACGGCGCTGTTGCGCAAAAACCTCGGCGCCAAGCCCCTGATTGCCACCCCGGGCATCCGCCCCCTGGACAGCGTGCGCGACGACCAGACCCGCACCGCCACGCCCCGGGCCGCCATCGGCGCCGGCGCCAACCACATCATCGTCGGCCGGCCCATCACCAAGGCCCCGGACCCGGCCGCCGCCGCCCGCGAACTGTTGCGGGAAATCGAATAG
- a CDS encoding N-acetylmuramoyl-L-alanine amidase — MAERASLSIALRAALLVALLCCVPWPAASARAADAAASYQAAVRDFDKLRKDPASRGRRDLWQGLDARFAALAKAAAKGALAAKCLYYQAWTNAELGARSALDADFAAAAALFKRLAEDYPKHAWADDALLRRADILKGPLKKPDEAKADLERLLKSHPKGDMAAQARARLAELGGAGAPAPEAAPAKAGAPAPDRKTGPPPATAARPAVLTKALVADSAPGGRLTLSLSRETTYRYQLLEQKRPNGETAKLLYLDLDNTRTGQAVPSEKRYAKGAVARLRAGYFTPETVRVVLELADVRQYEIRSENDPFRIVVDLTAGEAGKAGEYRAEAARRDEPPAAPGKKGGEPPAATGQAKPGPAASAKADGEKPSLVPPADARKRAGSLIEQLGLSVRTVMIDPGHGGKDPGAQGLRGLTEKDVNLRFAKILGEALRKKGFNVLYTRTTDVFIPLETRTEMANTKGADLFVSIHCNSHGDAESQGLETYSLNLANSRDAVRVAARENAVSQKKVSDLQAILTDLMLSAKTAESKDLARLVQKRALSALRGSWRTRDRGPHEAPFFVLIGANMPAVLVELGYITNPDEAKRLDADAYLRDLAQGMAEGIMAYKKRIERYANL, encoded by the coding sequence GTGGCGGAACGGGCAAGCCTTTCCATCGCGCTGCGGGCGGCGCTTTTGGTGGCACTCTTGTGTTGCGTCCCGTGGCCGGCGGCGTCGGCCCGGGCGGCCGATGCCGCCGCGAGCTACCAGGCGGCGGTCAGGGACTTCGACAAGCTCCGCAAGGACCCGGCCTCGCGCGGCCGGCGCGACCTGTGGCAGGGCCTCGACGCCCGCTTCGCCGCCCTGGCCAAGGCCGCCGCCAAGGGCGCGCTCGCGGCCAAGTGCCTCTATTACCAGGCCTGGACCAACGCCGAACTCGGGGCGCGCTCCGCCCTCGACGCGGACTTCGCCGCCGCGGCCGCACTCTTCAAGCGCCTGGCCGAGGACTACCCCAAACACGCCTGGGCCGACGATGCGCTCCTGCGCCGGGCGGACATCCTCAAGGGGCCGCTCAAAAAGCCCGACGAGGCCAAGGCCGACCTGGAACGCCTGCTTAAAAGCCATCCCAAGGGCGACATGGCCGCCCAGGCCCGGGCCAGGCTGGCCGAACTCGGCGGGGCCGGGGCGCCCGCGCCCGAGGCCGCCCCGGCCAAGGCCGGCGCCCCCGCGCCCGACAGGAAAACCGGCCCGCCCCCGGCCACCGCCGCCAGGCCGGCCGTGCTCACCAAGGCGCTCGTTGCCGACAGCGCCCCGGGCGGCCGGCTGACCCTGAGCCTGAGCCGGGAAACCACCTACCGCTACCAGCTCCTGGAACAGAAGCGGCCGAACGGCGAAACCGCCAAACTCCTCTACCTCGACCTGGACAACACCCGCACCGGCCAGGCCGTGCCTTCGGAAAAGCGCTATGCCAAGGGCGCGGTGGCGCGGCTACGGGCCGGCTACTTCACCCCGGAGACCGTGCGCGTGGTGCTGGAACTGGCCGACGTGCGCCAGTACGAGATCCGCAGCGAAAACGATCCCTTTCGCATCGTGGTCGACCTGACGGCCGGCGAGGCCGGCAAGGCCGGGGAATACCGGGCCGAAGCCGCCAGACGCGACGAACCGCCGGCCGCGCCCGGCAAGAAGGGTGGCGAACCGCCCGCCGCCACGGGCCAAGCCAAGCCGGGGCCGGCCGCGTCCGCCAAGGCCGACGGCGAAAAGCCTTCCCTCGTCCCGCCGGCCGATGCCAGGAAGCGGGCCGGCAGCCTCATCGAACAGCTCGGCCTGTCCGTGCGCACGGTCATGATCGACCCGGGCCACGGCGGCAAGGACCCCGGCGCCCAGGGGTTGCGCGGCCTCACGGAAAAGGACGTGAACCTGCGCTTCGCCAAGATCCTCGGCGAGGCCCTGCGCAAAAAAGGCTTCAACGTCCTTTACACCCGCACCACCGATGTGTTCATCCCCCTGGAGACGCGCACGGAAATGGCCAACACCAAGGGCGCGGACCTGTTCGTCTCCATCCACTGCAACTCCCACGGCGACGCCGAGTCCCAGGGGCTGGAGACCTATTCCCTGAACCTGGCCAACTCCCGGGACGCCGTGCGCGTGGCCGCCCGGGAAAACGCCGTGTCCCAGAAAAAGGTCAGCGACCTGCAGGCCATCCTCACCGACCTCATGCTCTCGGCCAAGACGGCCGAATCCAAGGATCTGGCCAGGCTCGTGCAGAAGCGCGCCCTTTCCGCCCTGCGCGGCAGCTGGCGCACCCGGGACCGCGGCCCCCACGAGGCGCCGTTTTTCGTGCTCATCGGCGCCAACATGCCGGCCGTGCTCGTGGAACTGGGCTACATCACCAATCCCGACGAGGCCAAGCGCCTCGATGCCGACGCCTACCTGCGGGACCTGGCCCAGGGCATGGCCGAGGGCATCATGGCCTATAAAAAACGCATCGAACGCTATGCCAACCTCTAG